In a single window of the Panthera uncia isolate 11264 chromosome B2 unlocalized genomic scaffold, Puncia_PCG_1.0 HiC_scaffold_25, whole genome shotgun sequence genome:
- the LOC125939500 gene encoding olfactory receptor 12D3-like, translating to MENVTTVSEFLLLGLTSVQDLQPFFFVLFLIIYLISLVGNGAILVIIILEPKLHSPMYFFLGNLSCLDICYSSVTLPKLLLTLLSTRRVISFLGCITQLHFFHFLGCSEAILLAIMGFDRFVAICYPLHYAMLMNHQVCVLLAAVAWLTSFLYALMHSVLTARLNFCHSLKLHHFFCDVKPLLELACGDTQVNQWLISIITGGISMGAFFLTLLSYLYVVGFLLFEHQSCSTLHKALSTCASHLMVLCLFYGPVGFTYIRPASATSMVQDRMVAVIYSAVTPVLNPLIYTLRNKEVWLALKKIFRRKFC from the coding sequence ATGGAGAACGTCACTACAGTGAGTGAGTTTCTCTTACTTGGCCTGACCAGTGTTCAGGATCTGCAGcctttcttctttgtgcttttcttaaTCATTTACTTGATAAGCTTGGTTGGAAATGGAGCTATATTGGTGATCATTATTTTGGAGCCCAAACTCCACTCCCCCATGTATTTTTTCCTGGGAAACCTTTCTTGTCTGGACATCTGCTATTCTTCAGTGACACTGCCCAAGCTGCTTCTAACCCTCTTGTCCACTCGCAGGGTCATATCTTTCCTAGGCTGCATCACTCAGCTACACTTCTTCCACTTTCTGGGCTGTTCTGAGGCCATCTTGCTGGCCATTATGGGCTTTGACCGATTCGTGGCCATCTGCTACCCACTTCACTATGCCATGCTCATGAACCACCAGGTGTGTGTCCTCTTGGCTGCCGTAGCCTGGCTCACCAGCTTCCTTTATGCTCTGATGCATTCTGTCCTGACTGCACGCCTGAACTTCTGCCACTCTCTGAAACTCCACCACTTCTTCTGTGATGTGAAGCCTCTCCTGGAACTGGCCTGTGGTGACACGCAGGTCAATCAATGGcttatttccatcatcacaggtGGGATTTCCATGGGTGCCTTCTTCCTGACTCTTCTCTCCTACCTCTATGTCGTTGGTTTCCTTCTGTTTGAGCATCAGTCCTGCAGCACACTTCACAAGGCTCTGTCCACATGTGCTTCACACCTCATGGTGCTGTGTCTTTTCTATGGGCCTGTGGGCTTCACATACATCCGTCCAGCCTCAGCCACTTCCATGGTTCAGGATCGGATGGTGGCTGTTATATACAGCGCAGTCACCCCAGTGCTGAACCCACTGATATACACTCTTAGGAATAAGGAAGTGTGGTTGGCTCTGAAGAAGATCTTCAGGAGGAAGTTTTGTTGA